The genome window AGCGGCCAAGAACGCCCTGGGCGAAGACCGGATCATGGAACGCATCTTCATCGTGAAGCTGCTGCTCGACAAAAATACCCCCAACCGCATCGCGGGCGCCGTGGGCTTCAACCTGCGCGCCAACGAAGTGCACATCTTTAAAGCCAACGCCATCATGGTGGCCGCCGGCGGCGCGGTGAACGTGTACCGCCCCCGCTCCACCGGTGAAGGCATGGGCCGCGCCTGGTATCCCGTGTGGAACGCCGGTTCCACCTACACCATGTGCGCTCAGGTCGGCGCCGAAATGACCATGATGGAAAACCGCTTCGTGCCCGCCCGCTTCAAGGACGGTTACGGCCCGGTGGGCGCGTGGTTCCTGCTGTTCAAGGCCAAGGCCACCAACTCCAAGGGTGAAGACTACTGCGCCACCAACAAGGCCATGCTGAAGCCCTACGAGGACCGCGGCTACGCCAAGGGCAACGTCATCCCCACCTGCCTGCGTAACCACATGATGCTGCGTGAAATGCGCGAAGGCCGCGGCCCCATCTACATGGACACCAAGACCGCCCTGCTGAACACCTTCGCCAGCCTGAACGAAGAAGAGCAGAAAGACCTTGAGTCCGAAGCCTGGGAAGACTTCCTCGACATGTGCGTGGGCCAGGCCAACCTGTGGGCCTGCACCAACACCGCTCCTGAAGAACGCGGCTCCGAAATCATGCCCACCGAGCCTTACCTGCTCGGCTCGCACTCGGGCTGCTGCGGCATCTGGGTGTCCGGCCCGGACGAAGCCTGGGTGCCCGAGGACTACAAGGTCAAAGCTTCCAACGGTAAGGTCTACAACCGCATGACCACCGTGGAAGGCCTGTTCACCTGCGCCGACGGCGTGGGCGCTTCCGGCCACAAGTTCTCCTCCGGTTCGCATGCCGAAGGCCGCATCGCCGGCAAGCAGATGGTGCGCTGGTGCCTGGACCACAAGGACTACACTCCCGACTTCAAGGAATCGGCCGACGAACTGAGGAAGCTGATCTATCGCCCGTACTACAACTACGTGGAAGGCAAAGACGCTTCCACCGATCCCGTGGTGAACCCGAACTACATCTCGCCCAAGAACTTCATGATGCGCCTCATCAAGTGCACTGATGAATACGGCGGCGGCGTGGGCACCTACTACACCACCTCCCAGGCGCTGCTCGACACGGGCTTCCATCTGCTGAGCATGATGGAAGAAGACTCCCAGAAGCTGGCCGCCCGCGACCTGCACGAACTGCTGCGCTGCTGGGAAAACTACCATCGCCTCTGGACCGTGCGTCTGCACATGCAGCACATCGCCTTCCGTGAGGAATCCCGTTACCCCGGCTTCTACTATCGTGCCGACTTCATGGGTCTGGACGACAGCAAGTGGAAGTGCTTCGTGAACTCCAAGTACGATCCCGCCACCGGCGAGACCAAGATCTTCAAGAAGCCCTACCATCAGATCATCCCCGACTAGTCGGCGGTATTGACCATCAGGGGGCGGCCCTCGGGCCGCCCCCGCCCCTTGCCGGTGATCCGGCGCGCGGGGCCGTTATGGAAAGCGGTTCGCGCGGGTTCCGTGGCGCGGCTTGCTTTTTCGGAGCCGGCATCTGTCAGGGTTGGCCTTTTGCGGTCCGCCCTCTTTTTTCCCGCGGCGGGAGGCCGGTTTTCCTTCTTCAGCCGCTAACAACGCAGGAGGATATCCAGGATGTCCAATGCCATTCTCGTCGTGGGCGGCGGCTTTTCAGGCCTCACAGCCGCCATTGAAGCGGCGGAACTGGGCCACGACGTCTATATCGTCGAAAAGTCGCCCTGGCTCGGCGGCCGCGTGGCTCAGCTCAACAAATATTTCCCCAAACTCTGTCCCCCCTCCTGCGGCTTGGAAATCCAGTTCCAGCGCATCAGGAAAAATCCGCGTATCAAATGCCTTACCTTGGCCGAAGTCGTCGGGCTCACGGGCAGCAAGGGCGACTACAACGTGCGGGTCCGCCTGAGCCCGCGCCGCACCGCGCCCCACAACGTGGACTTCAGCCTGCTGGCTTCCGCGCTGGAAGGTGAAAGCCCCAGCGAATTCGACCTGGGACTTTGCGGTCGCAAAGGCCTGTACAAGGCCATGCCCTTTGCCTTCCCCGGCCGCTATGTGCTGGATCCGGCCACCTTGTCCAAGTCCGACGCGGCGCGGGTGGCGGGCAACAAATTTCTCGACCTCACGGAAAAAGAGCGCGAAATCGAGCTCAGCGTGGGCGCTATTGTGCTGGCCACGGGCTGGAAGCCCTATGACGTGACCCGCCTGACCAATCTGGGCGCGGGTTCGGTGAAGAACTGCGTTTCCAACATGCAGATGGAGCGTCTGGCTTCGCCCTTCGGCCCCACCAACGGCCGCATTGTCCGGCCTTCGGACGGCCGCGCGCCTCACAGCGTGGCTTTTGTGCAGTGTGCGGGTTCGCGTGACCAGAACCATCTGAATTACTGTTCCTACATCTGCTGTATGGCCACACTCAAGCAGTGCCTGTACATCGCCGAGCAGAATCCGGAAACCCTGGTCACCGTCTATTACATTGATCTGCGGGCCCCGGGCCGCTACGTGAACGTGCTGGAAAAGGTCAAGGCCCTGCCCAACGTGCGTTTCGTCAAGGGCAAGGTGGCCGACGCGGTCCAGGCCGAAGGCGACAGGGTGCGCGTTACGGTGGAAGACGCCGTTCGCGGCGAAAAACTGACCCTGGACTATGATCTCGTGGTGCTGGCCACAGGCATGCAGCCTTCACTGGCCGGTGAAAATCCGCCGTTGCCTGTGCCGCTGGATGAAGACGGCTTCATTGCGGGCGGCGAGGAGGCCGGTATTTTCGCGGCAGGTTGCGCGCGCATGCCTCTGGATGTGACGCGCTCGGCGCAGTCCGGCACAGCCGCCGCCCTGAAGGCGGTACAAACGGTGAAAGGGAGGTAGGCGGCATGGCCGGTAAAATTGGCGTCTATTTTGACCTGCAGAATATCGGCGGAGGCCTCGACGTGGAGGCTCTGGCCGCCCAAACGCGCGACAAGTGGGGCGACCTCACCGCCGTGGTCAAGGTCGTTCCCCTGCTGGCGGGCGCGGTGGACGAAATCAAGGCCGACATTGAGGCCCAGAGTCTGGACGGCGTGCTGCTTTGCGGCGCTTCGCCGCGCGTGGACGGTGATCTCTACCGCTTCCCCGTGCAGGTGGAGCATGTGAACCTGCGCGAGCAGTGCGTGCTGGCCTTCAGGAACCCGGGCAACAGCCCGGTGGACGGCGAGGAAGCGCCGGAACTGCTGACCCTCATGGCCCGCGACTATGTGAACATGGGCGTGGTCAAGCTGCAGAAGAGCGAAGTGCCCGATTCCGCCGCCATCACGGGCGTGGCCCGCATTCTGGTCATCGGCGGCGGCTGGACGGGCCTGACCGCTGCCGCCGAGGCGGCGGCCACCGGTTACGAAGTGGTGCTGGTGGAAAAAGCCGACAAGCTGGGCGGCGCGGCCAACAATATTCCCACCGGTTCGCCCCTGGGACCGCTGTGGACCGACAAACAGCCCGTCAACCTGGCCGCCAAGATTGAAAAGGTCACGGGCGACGCGAAAATCACGGTGCACTGCAACGCCCACATGGAAAAACTGGAAGGCCAGCCCGGCGAATTCACGGCCGTCATCGCCACGAGCGGCGGTCCGGTGACCGTACAGGTGGGCGCGGTGGTTCTGGCCACCGGCTGGGTGCCGCTGGATGAAAAATACCTGGCTCCCATGGGCCTGGGCGTGAGCCCCAAGGTGGTGCATGCGGCCCAGTTCGGCAAAATGCTGGTGGCGGGCGAAGTGACCGCCCGGCGCATCGCCTTTGTGCTGGACACCACCCTGGCCGAGGAGGCCGTGCGCAAGGCCGCTGAGGAAGCCGCCGAGGCTCCGGCCGAAGCTGAAGCCGCCAAGCCCGCCCCCGAAGGGGAAGAGGGCGAGGCCAAGCCCTTCGTCAAGGAAGACCTGGAAAGCATTAAGCATCTCCAGTACTCCAACGCGGTGAACAGCGTGGGCATGTTGCGGCTGGCCAACACCATCTGCGAAAAGACCGATGACGCCACCCAGGCCTTCATCCTCTATAAAGACATGACCGTGCCCGGCATTCTGGAGCGCTTCTACAAGAAGATGCAGGACCGCCTGGGCGTGATGATGACCAAGGCCGACGTGACCGAAATCCGCGATCACGGCGACCGCATGGTGGTGGCCTGCAAAAATACCCTGCTGGGCATGGATTTCGATCTGGACGTGGATCTGGTGGTGCTGCCCACGGGCCTGGTGCCCACCACGGCCAAGGACGTGACCGTGAACTTCGACTACCGCCAGGGCCCGGACTTCCCGGATCTGGATCTCTTTGACGGCTTCGCGGACTCCAACTACATCTGCTTTCCCTACGAAACCCGGCGCACCGGCGTCTACGCGGCGGGCTGCGTGCGTCAGCCCCTGACCATGGACGCCTGCGAGGAAGACGCCAGGGGCGCGGTGCTCAAGGCCGTGCAGTGCATTGAGGCGGCCGAGCATGGCGTGGCCGTGCATCCGCGTTCCGGCGACCGCTCCTACCCGGTGTTCAACTTCGTGCGCTGCACCCAGTGCAAGCGCTGCACCGAGGAATGCCCCTTCGGGGCTCTGGACGACGACGAAAAAGGCACGCCCAAGCCCAATCCGGCCCGCTGCCGCCGCTGCGGCACCTGCTTCGGCGCCTGCCCCGAGCGCGTGATCTCTTTCGCCAACTACAATATCGACCAGATCGGCTCCATGATCCGCGAGGTTCAGGTCCCCAAGGACTTCAAGAAGGAAGGCCCGCGCATCCTGATCCTGGCCTGTGAAAACGACGCCTACCCGGCTCTGGACATGGCCGGCATGCGCCGCAAGGCCTGGAGTCCGTACTGCCGCATCATCCCGGTGCGC of Desulfovibrio porci contains these proteins:
- a CDS encoding CoB--CoM heterodisulfide reductase iron-sulfur subunit A family protein, with protein sequence MSNAILVVGGGFSGLTAAIEAAELGHDVYIVEKSPWLGGRVAQLNKYFPKLCPPSCGLEIQFQRIRKNPRIKCLTLAEVVGLTGSKGDYNVRVRLSPRRTAPHNVDFSLLASALEGESPSEFDLGLCGRKGLYKAMPFAFPGRYVLDPATLSKSDAARVAGNKFLDLTEKEREIELSVGAIVLATGWKPYDVTRLTNLGAGSVKNCVSNMQMERLASPFGPTNGRIVRPSDGRAPHSVAFVQCAGSRDQNHLNYCSYICCMATLKQCLYIAEQNPETLVTVYYIDLRAPGRYVNVLEKVKALPNVRFVKGKVADAVQAEGDRVRVTVEDAVRGEKLTLDYDLVVLATGMQPSLAGENPPLPVPLDEDGFIAGGEEAGIFAAGCARMPLDVTRSAQSGTAAALKAVQTVKGR
- a CDS encoding FAD-dependent oxidoreductase yields the protein MAGKIGVYFDLQNIGGGLDVEALAAQTRDKWGDLTAVVKVVPLLAGAVDEIKADIEAQSLDGVLLCGASPRVDGDLYRFPVQVEHVNLREQCVLAFRNPGNSPVDGEEAPELLTLMARDYVNMGVVKLQKSEVPDSAAITGVARILVIGGGWTGLTAAAEAAATGYEVVLVEKADKLGGAANNIPTGSPLGPLWTDKQPVNLAAKIEKVTGDAKITVHCNAHMEKLEGQPGEFTAVIATSGGPVTVQVGAVVLATGWVPLDEKYLAPMGLGVSPKVVHAAQFGKMLVAGEVTARRIAFVLDTTLAEEAVRKAAEEAAEAPAEAEAAKPAPEGEEGEAKPFVKEDLESIKHLQYSNAVNSVGMLRLANTICEKTDDATQAFILYKDMTVPGILERFYKKMQDRLGVMMTKADVTEIRDHGDRMVVACKNTLLGMDFDLDVDLVVLPTGLVPTTAKDVTVNFDYRQGPDFPDLDLFDGFADSNYICFPYETRRTGVYAAGCVRQPLTMDACEEDARGAVLKAVQCIEAAEHGVAVHPRSGDRSYPVFNFVRCTQCKRCTEECPFGALDDDEKGTPKPNPARCRRCGTCFGACPERVISFANYNIDQIGSMIREVQVPKDFKKEGPRILILACENDAYPALDMAGMRRKAWSPYCRIIPVRCLGSVNAIWVSDAMSKGFDGVMLLGCKYGDDYQCHFVKGSEICNRRKENIAETLNRLGVQPERVDQLEVAIDEYDKVPDLIDGFVARITAMGPNPFKGM
- the aprA gene encoding adenylyl-sulfate reductase subunit alpha, with the protein product MPMIPVKEANKGVAISEPEVKEHAVDLLIVGGGMGACGVAYEAVRWGDKHGLKIMLCDKAALERSGAVAQGLSAINTYLGENSADDYVRMVRTDLMGLVREDLIFDVGRHVDDSVHLFEDWGLPCWIKADDGHNLNGAAAKAAGKSLRKGDKPVRSGRWQIMINGESYKCIVAEAAKNALGEDRIMERIFIVKLLLDKNTPNRIAGAVGFNLRANEVHIFKANAIMVAAGGAVNVYRPRSTGEGMGRAWYPVWNAGSTYTMCAQVGAEMTMMENRFVPARFKDGYGPVGAWFLLFKAKATNSKGEDYCATNKAMLKPYEDRGYAKGNVIPTCLRNHMMLREMREGRGPIYMDTKTALLNTFASLNEEEQKDLESEAWEDFLDMCVGQANLWACTNTAPEERGSEIMPTEPYLLGSHSGCCGIWVSGPDEAWVPEDYKVKASNGKVYNRMTTVEGLFTCADGVGASGHKFSSGSHAEGRIAGKQMVRWCLDHKDYTPDFKESADELRKLIYRPYYNYVEGKDASTDPVVNPNYISPKNFMMRLIKCTDEYGGGVGTYYTTSQALLDTGFHLLSMMEEDSQKLAARDLHELLRCWENYHRLWTVRLHMQHIAFREESRYPGFYYRADFMGLDDSKWKCFVNSKYDPATGETKIFKKPYHQIIPD